A part of Citrifermentans bremense genomic DNA contains:
- a CDS encoding YajD family HNH nuclease, producing the protein MSPSFRPRGPKSVEPKSAEEIDELVRKMRGEQQRPDNYRERSLKLHGWICAKCGREFELANLHLLTVHHKDGNHNYNPPDGSNWENLCVYCHDDEHSRTILADYLEGKEKKP; encoded by the coding sequence ATGAGCCCATCGTTTCGCCCGCGCGGGCCTAAGAGCGTTGAGCCCAAGAGCGCCGAGGAGATAGACGAGCTGGTCCGCAAGATGCGCGGAGAGCAGCAGCGCCCCGACAACTACCGGGAGCGCTCGCTCAAGCTGCACGGCTGGATCTGCGCCAAGTGCGGGAGGGAGTTCGAGCTTGCCAACCTGCACCTTTTGACCGTGCACCACAAAGACGGCAACCACAACTACAACCCGCCGGATGGAAGCAACTGGGAGAACCTCTGCGTCTACTGTCACGACGACGAGCACAGCCGCACCATCCTCGCCGACTACCTCGAGGGGAAGGAGAAGAAACCCTGA